The genomic DNA ATGACCGACGGCGTGGTAGCTACCGATCGGCGTGGCCTCGTTACCATCGTTAACGACGAAGCGCTCGAGTTACTGGGCACCACCAAGCAGGCGGTCGTTGGCAAACCAATTTTGCAGGTGTTAAATTTACAGGATCAGTTTAACTTGCGGGATTTAATTGAAGATCCGGGGCAGGTGTACCTAGACTTTTCGACTCCAGAACGGCGCTTGATTCTATCGGCGCACTTTTCTTTAATTCAACGAAAGTCCGGCTTTATTAATGGGTTGGTTTGCGTGTTCCACGATGTTACCGCCCAACAAAAAATTGATGAGGACCGCCGCCAGTTTGTGTCAAACGTCTCCCACGAACTGCGCACCCCGTTAACCAGTGTGCATTCTTACTTAGAGGCGCTCTCGGACGGGGCCTGGGAAGATCCCGAATTAGCACCGAAGTTTTTAAACGTGACGCAGGATGAAACGGATCGGATGATTCGGATGATTAATGACTTGTTGACGTTGTCACGGATGGATTCGGGAACCCAGAAGTATAATACCGAGCTCGTCAACATTAACAAGTTGTTTAACTACATCCTGGACCGGTTTGATATGATTGTGAAAAATGATGCTGAGAAACCCTACCGGATTAAGCGCGAATTTACGCACCAAGATTTATGGGCCGAGGTCGATCCCGACCGCTTCACCCAGGTGCTCGATAACGTGATGAACAATGCGGTGAAGTATTCGCCGGACGGGGGCACGATTACTTGTCGGCTGTATGAGAATCATAATCGGATCGTCTTGAGTATCAGTGACCAAGGCCTCGGGATGCCCCAGAGTGCGTTAAAACACATTTTTGACCGGTTCTACCGGGTGGATAAAGCGCGGTCTCGGGCGCAAGGGGGCAGTGGCCTCGGCTTAGCGATTTCAAAGGAAATCATCGAATCGTTTGGTGGTGACATTCGGGTAGCAAGTACGGAAGGAAAGGGTTCGACTTTCTATATCTCCCTTCCGTATGAACCAATTGAGGAGGATCTCTGGGATGATGGAGAAGCTTAAACGCTATTTTTTACCAGTTGCGCTAGCAATCGCCGTCCTGATTAGTGTCGGTCTGTCGGTTTCTTTACTGACGAATCCAGCTCGCTTTAGCAGTCGGACTCATCAAAATCGGGCCGTTGCTCTTCATAACGACGCGAACGTGCGCCCGCTACAGGACGTATATTCTCCCCTGCGGGTCATCAAAACGAATCAGCACCACCAACAAACCATGTTGACGTCATCAACTGTCAACCTAGTGGGGACGATTGTAAAACAGCTCCGGGGGACCCAGATGACCGATTTACATCGGATTAGTACTAAGCATGAGCAGCGGTATTTTGACGTCTTAAACCAGCCGAATTCAATCATGTTGAATTACAATAACGCCCTCGCGGGACAGATGTTAGGACAGGTTTTAAAGCAACCGCAGCTCTTTGCAAAGCAGCTGAAGGTGCAACGGATTGTGATTCCGCTGAACGAGAAGGGGAAACTTTACTTTTTAACCGATCAGAATTATCAAGTGTACGAAGCCTCCGTGCAGCAACTGAACCTCGCCCGCCTAAAACGGACGTTGCAACATGACGTAGCTAGTAATCGGGTGGAAATCCGGGCCCTTAACAACAAACCATTCTTGTACTTCCCGCACGCTGTCCAGCTCAAAGACTACGGGTACATGCTGCAGGAACAATCCCAGTCCACCTACCTAAGTCGAATCATTGGCAATAGTACGGATACGACTGTCAAACACCATCAGGGTGAAACGACCTATGCTTCTGCGAACCAGGAGCTGACCTTTTCGGCCAATGATGACGTTACCTACAATAACTTTCGGCCGCAAAAAGCGGTTAAAACGGAGGAAGATGCGCTCCAGGTGGCGTACCACAACGCGGTTCAGCTTGGGGTCCCCCTAGCGGC from Fructilactobacillus ixorae includes the following:
- the walK gene encoding cell wall metabolism sensor histidine kinase WalK, giving the protein MAQKWKFFKSIHFKIALVFVLMMLLTLETVGAVFVRQLEYQNLNTFKASLQLKPYINTSLKKQLASRNQIKANKQIQTILQDADISNNAEVTVVDARGNIRGTNQNNEQSLVGQKNTDGDVKSALYSSKTIEKTTSSNNNRYYVLVTPLINSAKNQNNIEGVVYIRANLSQVYHNINNITIIYLFAAVLSIILGLLLTLIISRAITKPIDELKRQTEQIARGDYSGHVQVYGNDELGQLAHAVNNLSVQVEESQESTESERRRLDSVLDNMTDGVVATDRRGLVTIVNDEALELLGTTKQAVVGKPILQVLNLQDQFNLRDLIEDPGQVYLDFSTPERRLILSAHFSLIQRKSGFINGLVCVFHDVTAQQKIDEDRRQFVSNVSHELRTPLTSVHSYLEALSDGAWEDPELAPKFLNVTQDETDRMIRMINDLLTLSRMDSGTQKYNTELVNINKLFNYILDRFDMIVKNDAEKPYRIKREFTHQDLWAEVDPDRFTQVLDNVMNNAVKYSPDGGTITCRLYENHNRIVLSISDQGLGMPQSALKHIFDRFYRVDKARSRAQGGSGLGLAISKEIIESFGGDIRVASTEGKGSTFYISLPYEPIEEDLWDDGEA
- a CDS encoding YycH family regulatory protein yields the protein MMEKLKRYFLPVALAIAVLISVGLSVSLLTNPARFSSRTHQNRAVALHNDANVRPLQDVYSPLRVIKTNQHHQQTMLTSSTVNLVGTIVKQLRGTQMTDLHRISTKHEQRYFDVLNQPNSIMLNYNNALAGQMLGQVLKQPQLFAKQLKVQRIVIPLNEKGKLYFLTDQNYQVYEASVQQLNLARLKRTLQHDVASNRVEIRALNNKPFLYFPHAVQLKDYGYMLQEQSQSTYLSRIIGNSTDTTVKHHQGETTYASANQELTFSANDDVTYNNFRPQKAVKTEEDALQVAYHNAVQLGVPLAASQFDAYQAQNKTVSYRSFIDGFPIFGNQQLGNYAYQYVNGASERYQFSLRDFQIPVPTDEQQTTLPSSKTMLAQLAQANVDTKRISNVQIGYQIVPNDEHKLLVLLRPSWFVKYDNQWVNYVDLQQGNVTKARKESF